AGTAAAGGCGAGTTTAAAATAATTCCAAAAACCTCTATTGCCGTCTCTTCCAAAATATCGCGTCACCATTGCGCTGAATCCGACTCCGCAGGTATTGCAACAATATTTATCATTAACATTTAATACATCCAGGGAGTGAATATCGCCACGTGCTAGCTTTTGCAAAGCCTTTGAAGCTTGCATGGGTATTTTTAGGTGTCTAGCAAGTCCGTTACCGGAACCCGTAGGCACTATTCCCATTGCACAGCCGATGTGCATTAGAGCAGGAATCAATTCGCTCACAGTACCATCGCCCCCAACAGCAACCACGCATAGATCCGGTCGCTTTTCGTAATTAGCTAAAATGCTATGACTATGACCAGCATAGCGAGTATATAAAATTTCGAAAGATTGGGGTTCAAAAAACCTGGATATGAGTTTTTCCCAATCGCGCAATCGTTGACTTCCGGAATTGGGATTGATGATAAAAACAAAATGCTTAGGTACATTCTTCATGGGAGGCTCAAAAATAATGGAAATTGAAAGAAGCAAGGGCTCATTCGGGTAAATGAATGCTAACTAATTGGATTTATTATAGTTATATCGATGAATGTAGGGCCGTTTGGCGATCATTTGTTGCGATTGGTCGTTTATTCGGTATAATTTAGAACTATGTATAGCATAGTACTTGTTTATGCAGTATATTTGCACCATGATGAAAACAGACAATGCCATAGCCCAAATGAAAAAAGGAGTCTTAGAGATGTGCATACTGAGCATAATCAATCAGGAGGCAGCTTATCCTTCAGACATCATCCAAAAACTAAGAGCTTCAGAGCTGATTGTTGTAGAAGGAACCTTGTATCCGATCCTCAGCAGGCTGAAGAACAGCTCTTATTTGGAATACCATTGGAAGGAGTCTCAAGCTGGTCCGCCGAGGAAATATTTTACGGTCACCGAATCCGGGAAACAAGCTTTAATGGTCATGCTTGAAAGCTGGGATCATTTTGTAAATTGTGTCAATCAATCCATTCAAAACAAATCAGAAAATGAATAAAATTCAATACATCAATGTCGGTGGGTATCCTTTTTCGATCAATGAGGATGCATTTCATAAACTGGACACTTATTTGTCTAAGTTGGATAGACATTTTGTGGCATCAGAGGGCCACAAAGAAATCATGCAGGACATAGAATCTCGCATAGCAGAATTACTGCTGGAAGATTTAGGCTCACAAAAGATACTCTCCCTTGAACATGTTGAAAAAATGATTGGAATTATGGGTACCGTGGAAAACCTGGTCGATTCAACAGCTTCAAATGAAGAGATCCCTGGCGATTCGTGGAATTATTATACTGGTAAAAGGTTATTCAAAGATCCTTATGATAAAAAGATTGCTGGGGTGTGTTCGGGAATCGCGCATTACTTTGGAATTGAAGATCCAACCTGGGTACGGGTAGCATTTGTATTCTTTGGTTTTTGGGGATTTGGAATCATTTTATATCTGATCATGATGTTTGTTTTGCCTTCGGCAATAAGTCCCTCAGACAGGCTTTCCATGAAAGGAAAACCAATCAACATTCAAAATATTGCCGACAAAGTGGAGGAGGAATTTGACGACATCACCAATCGATTTGATGACTGGCGCGAAAAATGGAGAAATAAGAAAAATAAAAAATGGCATAAGCGGTATTAGAAGATCCTTTATTCGTTTGATCATAGCGCACTGTGGAAGATTAACTGCAGTGCGTTTTTTTTAAGAAAGTAACTGTCTACCCTGAAAATTTTAACATCCTGAATTATTCTTTATAGATTTTTCCGGTATGTATTTTCTTTTGATCAGTAATAGTGTAGAAATAAATGCCGCGAACCAGGTCATCGGGTAAAATAAAAGCATTACTTGTTTGTGTTTTGTTGATCAGCTCCACACCATCAGCGCTCAACAATTTGAAATGAATGTTGGATGGCTCAGGGTAATTTCTAATATACAACACATCTTGAGCCGGATTTGGATATACCCATATTTCGGAAGCGGTGGAATTGTTTGTACCAACAGTTTGAACATCAGAATAAAAATACGTTTCGAATGCATCATTCACCGGATTTCCGGCATTGTAACCAAAATAATTTGTTCTCAGTAACATATGGTTGAATTCCCGCTGTCGGCCTTCATCTTCGGGATTGGGGATTAAAATATCTTGGAAGCTGAACAAATTATCATATTCATTTTCCCATTTAAAAAACAATTCCCACCTATTCAAGGTTTCATTCCATAGGGAGTTGACATTCCTGACCGGATTGTTGTTGGGGTCATATGTAATTTCAGTTTTGGAATTAGGAATCCATGAAGTTCCATCATAAACATGTTGTTGAAATAATATCAGTTTGCCACTGGCATCGTATAGGTCACTGAATTTGTTGGAATAAATCCAATCCGCTGAAACATCATCCCAGTTGGAAGATATGAATTCAAATTGTTTTCCATTTGGATGATATGTCCATTCTTCGCGGGTTTCAAAAAAATAATTATTAAACTGTTGATTCCATCGGGAATAGGTCGTTGTAATTATTTGCGATTTTGCATTATACTCATTTTCAGTTAAAATTTCTTTGGCCCATTTTTTTTTGATGGCATCCCATAAAAAATATTCACCCGTTTTAATATTGAATTTATTGTCGTAAAGAAAAGTATCTTTTGATAAGGCCTCCCACATTTTTTGAACTGAATTCCATTCGTAATAAAGGATTCGATTGATATATCCGTCTTGGGAATAGTGGTAGTCGATTTGAGACTCATTTACCCAATTATTTTGTTCTGCAAATTGAAACAGATGTTGAACAATTTTCCCATTCAAATCGTACATAATATCAATTCTGGTTTGTGGAAGCCAGCTTTGAGTAAAACCACTCCATGTATAATCTGTTTGACTTGTCAATTTCGCGTTTGGTTGTATTGATTGATATGTGTAGCTCGACTTGTGTTTGAGGTCAGGAAGGATTTTTTCTTCTGAGATCAGACTATCCAATCTTTTTTTAAAGCTTATGGATGGGTGGACCGGTTGAGCTGAAAAATCAGGAAAGTTATTTCGAAGGTATCCCAATACTTTCTGAGCTCTTTGTTCATACCTCAACCCTGAGTTCATTTTTTCATAGGGAGAACTTTTAAATTTCTTACCGTTTTGACCATAAATCAGATGGCTTAGGAAAAGCATGAGGTACACAAGAAGAATTTTACTTTTCATATGATACATATTGTGTTCCTAAAGATAATCATCTCATTTTAGATGGTTAATGAATGCTCAATACTTTTTTAGAAATTCTTTTCAAGATTAATAACAGAGTATCTTCGCATCCAATGAAACGTATCAATAATTTCATCAATGGAAAATACGTCGAATCTTCTTCTGCAGCGTATTTTGAAAATATAAATCCGGCAACCGGAGAAGCTATTTCCCATGTTGCGAGAAGTAGTAAGAGTGACTTGGAAGCCGCTCTCCAAGCAGCAAAATCAGCTTTTTCGGATTGGAAAAAGAGATCCATTGAAGATCGTGCAAAGATTTTATACAACATTGCGGAAGGGATTGAAGCAAAACTTGAGGACCTCGCTCAGGCAGAAACAGCTGATACCGGCAAACCTATACAATTTTCGAGATCCATTGATATTCCCAGGGCGGCTGCAAATTTTAGGTTTTTTGCTGCTGCAGCGTCCCAATTTGCTTCAGAATCGCATGATATGGCAGGTAAAGCCATTAATTATACTTTACGGCAACCTATCGGTATTGTTGCCTGTATCTCACCATGGAACTTGCCCTTATATTTATTTACCTGGAAAATAGCTCCCGCCTTGGCATCGGGAAATTGTGTCATTGCCAAACCATCGGAGCTCAGTCCAACAACAGCCTATATGTTAGGTCAAATCTGCAATGATGCGGGGCTTCCGCCCGGAGTTTTAAATATTTTACAGGGTTATGGATCAGGGATCGGCGAAGCCATGATCCAACATCCGGACATCAAAGCGATCTCATTTACAGGAGGCACAAAAACAGGGGCGCGAATAGCATCCCTCGCTGCACCTCAGTTTAAAAAATTAAGTCTTGAACTTGGAGGAAAAAACCCATGTATCATTTTCAGCGACTGTGACTATGATCGAACACTTAAAAATGTTGTCCGATTGGCGTTTTCAAACAGCGGTCAGATCTGTTTGTGCGGGAGCCGGATTTTAATTGAACAAAATATTTACGATCGATTTAAAGCGGATTTGATAAAAGAACTGGAATCATATATTCCTGCAGATCCATTGGATCCTCAAACAAAAATGGGTTCTCTAATTTCAAATGAACATTTGGAAAAAGTCGATTCATTTGTAAAATTGGCAAGGGCAGAAGGTGGTAAAGTTTTGTATGGTGGAGAACGACCCCGAATGCAAAATCAACAAAATAGGGGTGCATTTTATTTACCAACAGTTATTGAAGGACTGGCGCCTAATAGCAGATGCAATATGGAAGAAATTTTTGGGCCCGTGATCACTTTGCAAAGTTTCCAATCGGAAGAGGAAGCACTGGAATTGGCCAACGCAAGTGCCTATGGATTGGCATCTACGCTTTGGACTGAAAACCTGTCGAGGGCTCACCGGATGTCGGAATCCTTGCAAACCGGAATTGTGTGGATCAATTGTTGGCTGCTCAGAGACCTTCGCACTCCGTTTGGTGGGATGAATCAATCCGGAGTTGGTCGGGAAGGTGGATGGGAAGTTATGCGTTTTTTTACAGAAGCCAAAAATGTATGTATTAATTTCGCGGCTCGTTAATATGGTAAAGCTACTATTTCATTTAGGCAGATATGTATTGTGGTTAGGTCAGGCCTTTCATAAACCTGAACGCATGAATATGTATTGGAAAGAAACCTTGCGGCAGATGAACAGTATTGGCATTGGCTCGCTGGTAATTATTGGGGTTATTTCCATCTTTATCGGTGCAGTTACGGCAATACAGTTTGCCTATCAAATGGAAGGTTCTATTATACCAAGGTATTATGTTGGTTATGTCGTCAGAGATATGACTATAATCGAACTGGCACCGACGTTTTCCTGTATGTTATTAGCAGGGAAAGTCGGTTCGAACCTTGCAACTGAACTGGGCGGTATGCGTCAAAAGGAGCATATCGATGCGATGGAGATTATGGGTGTCAATACAGCCTCTTATCTTGTACAACCTAAACTTCTTGCTGCGCTAGTCGTCATACCTATGCTGGTTTGTATTGGGGCCTTCATAAGTATCATCGGTGGTTACATGGCGGTAGTGCCAACTGGTGTTTTTTCACATGGAGAATATGTACAAGGCCTTCGTTCGTTTTTTCTACCCTATAATGTTTGGATGATGTTTGTCAAAGCTTTCGTATTTGCTTTTATTCTGACCACAGTTTCATGTTATCAGGGTTATCACGTTAAGGGCGGGAGTATCGAACTGGGAGATGCGAGCACACGCGCTGTTGTTTATTCCAACATCCTCATACTTCTTTCCGATTACATCATTGCAATGATAATGACCTCATGATAAGAGCTGAGAGCATATGCAAAAATTTCGGAGGACAGGAAGTATTAAAAAATATTTATTGTGATTTCGAACCCGGAAAAGCAAACCTGATCATTGGACGATCCGGTGCTGGTA
The genomic region above belongs to Saprospiraceae bacterium and contains:
- a CDS encoding T9SS type A sorting domain-containing protein → MKSKILLVYLMLFLSHLIYGQNGKKFKSSPYEKMNSGLRYEQRAQKVLGYLRNNFPDFSAQPVHPSISFKKRLDSLISEEKILPDLKHKSSYTYQSIQPNAKLTSQTDYTWSGFTQSWLPQTRIDIMYDLNGKIVQHLFQFAEQNNWVNESQIDYHYSQDGYINRILYYEWNSVQKMWEALSKDTFLYDNKFNIKTGEYFLWDAIKKKWAKEILTENEYNAKSQIITTTYSRWNQQFNNYFFETREEWTYHPNGKQFEFISSNWDDVSADWIYSNKFSDLYDASGKLILFQQHVYDGTSWIPNSKTEITYDPNNNPVRNVNSLWNETLNRWELFFKWENEYDNLFSFQDILIPNPEDEGRQREFNHMLLRTNYFGYNAGNPVNDAFETYFYSDVQTVGTNNSTASEIWVYPNPAQDVLYIRNYPEPSNIHFKLLSADGVELINKTQTSNAFILPDDLVRGIYFYTITDQKKIHTGKIYKE
- a CDS encoding PspC domain-containing protein; translated protein: MNKIQYINVGGYPFSINEDAFHKLDTYLSKLDRHFVASEGHKEIMQDIESRIAELLLEDLGSQKILSLEHVEKMIGIMGTVENLVDSTASNEEIPGDSWNYYTGKRLFKDPYDKKIAGVCSGIAHYFGIEDPTWVRVAFVFFGFWGFGIILYLIMMFVLPSAISPSDRLSMKGKPINIQNIADKVEEEFDDITNRFDDWREKWRNKKNKKWHKRY
- a CDS encoding aldehyde dehydrogenase, coding for MKRINNFINGKYVESSSAAYFENINPATGEAISHVARSSKSDLEAALQAAKSAFSDWKKRSIEDRAKILYNIAEGIEAKLEDLAQAETADTGKPIQFSRSIDIPRAAANFRFFAAAASQFASESHDMAGKAINYTLRQPIGIVACISPWNLPLYLFTWKIAPALASGNCVIAKPSELSPTTAYMLGQICNDAGLPPGVLNILQGYGSGIGEAMIQHPDIKAISFTGGTKTGARIASLAAPQFKKLSLELGGKNPCIIFSDCDYDRTLKNVVRLAFSNSGQICLCGSRILIEQNIYDRFKADLIKELESYIPADPLDPQTKMGSLISNEHLEKVDSFVKLARAEGGKVLYGGERPRMQNQQNRGAFYLPTVIEGLAPNSRCNMEEIFGPVITLQSFQSEEEALELANASAYGLASTLWTENLSRAHRMSESLQTGIVWINCWLLRDLRTPFGGMNQSGVGREGGWEVMRFFTEAKNVCINFAAR
- a CDS encoding YegS/Rv2252/BmrU family lipid kinase, producing MKNVPKHFVFIINPNSGSQRLRDWEKLISRFFEPQSFEILYTRYAGHSHSILANYEKRPDLCVVAVGGDGTVSELIPALMHIGCAMGIVPTGSGNGLARHLKIPMQASKALQKLARGDIHSLDVLNVNDKYCCNTCGVGFSAMVTRYFGRDGNRGFWNYFKLAFTLHQQSSTFSVNINGESFQDVWALEIANSSQLGNNAVISPLASVNDGIMDILILKKPKMWQAPYMIFMVFSKNILNSKLSQYRRAEALEVQFEEELYYHIDGDYQGQCSQLQVKMIPSAIQIIA
- a CDS encoding ABC transporter permease codes for the protein MVKLLFHLGRYVLWLGQAFHKPERMNMYWKETLRQMNSIGIGSLVIIGVISIFIGAVTAIQFAYQMEGSIIPRYYVGYVVRDMTIIELAPTFSCMLLAGKVGSNLATELGGMRQKEHIDAMEIMGVNTASYLVQPKLLAALVVIPMLVCIGAFISIIGGYMAVVPTGVFSHGEYVQGLRSFFLPYNVWMMFVKAFVFAFILTTVSCYQGYHVKGGSIELGDASTRAVVYSNILILLSDYIIAMIMTS
- a CDS encoding PadR family transcriptional regulator; the encoded protein is MKTDNAIAQMKKGVLEMCILSIINQEAAYPSDIIQKLRASELIVVEGTLYPILSRLKNSSYLEYHWKESQAGPPRKYFTVTESGKQALMVMLESWDHFVNCVNQSIQNKSENE